In one Hemiscyllium ocellatum isolate sHemOce1 chromosome 27, sHemOce1.pat.X.cur, whole genome shotgun sequence genomic region, the following are encoded:
- the LOC132828649 gene encoding probable G-protein coupled receptor 139, whose product MAIIILSRGRCGLSRCITYYLLMIVVNDFIVIITAVILNRIGGIYFRDSVLSTTPACMVSTMLIYATRDGSVWLTVAFTIDRFIAISCQRLKTRYCTEKTALLVIGGVTVMSCIKNVPFCFTYKPLYTLDGTSWFCDIKSAYYTSPVWQAYDWMDHILTPVLPFFLILLLNVLTIRHIRTASRARRRLRGNDNCADHESANRRRSVVLLFTISMSFLLLWVTYVSHFLYVRITGKGYFTGLDFKNPDFIFQEVTNMFQLLSSCNNVFIYAVSQTKFQEDLKTLLMCRFTILTGCLRCPKEQKLAHFVSQ is encoded by the coding sequence ATGGCGATCATAATCCTATCCCGAGGACGATGTGGACTTTCACGGTGTATTACTTACTATTTGTTGATGATAGTAGTGAATGATTTCATTGTCATTATCACCGCTGTCATCCTCAATAGGATCGGTGGCATTTACTTCAGGGACAGTGTTCTTTCCACCACACCTGCCTGTATGGTCAGCACCATGCTTATCTATGCTACCCGCGATGGGTCAGTCTGGCTGACTGTGGCGTTCACCATTGACCGTTTTATTGCCATCTCCTGTCAGAGACTGAAGACCAGGTACTGCACTGAGAAAACTGCGTTGCTGGTCATCGGAGGCGTTACTGTCATGAGTTGCATCAAGAATGTCCCTTTCTGCTTCACCTACAAACCATTGTATACATTGGATGGAACTAGCTGGTTCTGTGATATCAAGTCTGCCTATTACACATCGCCTGTATGGCAGGCCTATGACTGGATGGACCACATTTTAACTCCTGTTCTACCATTCTTCCTCATTTTGCTACTCAACGTTCTGACCATAAGGCACATCCGAACCGCCAGCAGAGCCCGGAGAAGGCTGCGAGGTAATGACAATTGTGCAGATCATGAGAGTGCAAACCGCAGAAGGTCCGTTGTCCTGTTATTCACCATATCAATGAGCTTTCTCCTCCTCTGGGTAACCTATGTTTCACATTTCCTCTATGTGCGTATTACTGGTAAGGGCTACTTCACTGGCCTGGATTTCAAGAATCCAGACTTTATTTTTCAAGAGGTGACGAACATGTTTCAGTTGCTCAGTTCTTGCAACAATGTCTTCATCTATGCAGTATCCCAAACCAAGTTCCAAGAAGATCTGAAGACGCTGTTGATGTGTCGTTTCACCATCCTCACTGGCTGTTTGAGATGCCCAAAAGAACAAAAATTAGCTCATTTTGTATCTCAATGA